Genomic DNA from Selenomonas sp. oral taxon 126:
CGACAAAGAGACCATTCCCCGTCATCGCAAGGTCGGTGTTTTTGCCCGTCTGCTGCACCGAGGCATCGCCAAAGAGCAGGTCAACACTCGACACACTTGTTCCAAGTCCGACCTGCTTCGGGTTCACACCGCCAATCGAGCCTCTCTCCGGTGCGGATGCCCCCGAGAGTGTCTGCGAGATCATATCTGCGAATGTGACGCGACTCGCCTTGAATCCTGTGGTGTTAACGTTCGCAATGTTGTTACCGACGACATCCATACGGGTATTGTGACTCTTTAGCCCCGACACACCCGAGAACATTGAACGCATCATAACTGCATCTCTCCCTTGAAATCTCTATAGAATTGCTGCGCTGTCAATATTGGTAAATATGTTTTCCTTCGCGCTTGCCTCATCGACTGCCGTGATAACGGTGCGATTCTTTACGCTGATGACCATCGCAAGCCCGCGGCTCATGTAGACAAGCGCGTCGCGTACCCCCTTCTCCTCCATACGGTCGACTGCCGCATCAAGTCGCGTGAGATCGTCCGCCGTGAGGCTGACACCGCGCTGCTCAATGCGCGCCTTCGCGTGTGAGGAGAACTTCGTTCGCCCACCGACCTCGGCGAGCAGAGCCTCGAAAACATTCGTGGGTAGAGACGTTCCCTGTCCCCTGCCGACGCGTGCGCTTCCCTGCTCGGCGCCCCCTTGTACAGCAGGCTGTATCTCCATGCTTTCACCTTTCACTTTTATAACATACTTTATAACACATTTTTACACACACTATATCGTATGTTTTATATCTAAACTTAAATGAATTATAGACAGGTTTTACATCATCACGTCCAACATATATTTTGTAGTGCCTCATAGATACACTAATGATGAGGTGATACATATGAACACAAAACTGATGATAACCAAAAGAAAACGCGGAGAGGACGGGCACAAGACCCTGTCCATCCGCGTTCGGGAAGATATTATCAATCGACTTGACACACTCGCTGACGAGACGGGACGCTCGCGCAACGAGCTCATCGGTCTGCTCCTCGATTTCGCCATCAACAATAGCGAGGTTGTCGCTGAGAAATAATTTTGCTTGCGCCACGTTAGAAAATGGAGTAACATAACGGAAGGCATAACATTCCGAAAAAATCCGGAGTATTTCGAAGCATAATTTTCCTAAAAAGGAGGTCTCCCATGTACGAACATATCAAATGTGCCGTAGAGAACGACATTGCGACGATCACGATCGACCGCCCTGCCTCGAACAACGCGCTGAATGCGCCGATGTTCCACGATCTGATCGCTGCGGTGGAGTGCTGTGATGCAGACGATGCGGTGAAGGTTCTCATCATTACGGGCGCGGGCAAGAATTTCTCCGCCGGCGGTGATATCAAGGAGATGGCATCGTTCGACTTCATCAGCTACGATCTCTCCATTCTGACAGGGCAGGCATCGCTTTCCTTGCGTAAATGCTCGAAGCCCGTGATTGCGATGGTGAACGGTGCTGCCGCAGGTGCGGGGTGCGGCATCGCGCTCGGTGCGGATTTCCGCATCATGACGGAGGAGAGCTGCCTCCTCACGGCGTTCTCCAGTGTCGGGCTGCCGGGCGATACGGGCTGTATCTACCATCTGAAGCAGATTGTCGGACTCGCAAAGACAATCGAGCTGATGGCACTGAGTCCGCGCATCTACGGCAAGGAGGCATTCCGGCTGGGACTGACGACGCGGCTTGCCCCCGACGGGAAACTCGAGGAGGAGACGCAGTCGTTCACCGAGAAGCTGCTGCGCCGCCCGCTCAGTGCGCTCGCACTGCAAAAGCAGCTCTACTACGAGGTGTTCTACCGTGACTACATGGCGTACAGCCGCCTCGAAGCGGAAAACCTCGCAAAGGCGGGTGCATCCGCCGACCATCGCGAGGCGGTAACGGCGTTCATCGAAGGGCGGAAGCCGATTTTTAATCAGAATGATTAAGGCTTGAAAAAGGACACGGATTGTAGTATCTTTAGTAAAGAATTTCCTAGCTGACATTCGTTAGCCAATAGAAATCCCCCTCGGGCGTGATGACCCGAGGGGGATTTTTCACTGAGCGAGTATAAATTTTCATTGTAAAACCGGCAATCGCAAAAATTTCTGCGATTGCCGGTTTTTACTGCCATGACATATGCAATTTTCGTCCCTGCGCCGCACAATCTGACAGGTAGAGATTGATGAGCGTCTGGTAGGGAATCCCGACTTCTGCGGACTGCGCCTTGAAGTAGGCAACCGCTTCGTTGTTGATGTTGATCGTGATCTGTTGTCTGAGACGTTTGGTATAGGGATTTTTAATTGCATCCGAGAAATCATATTCTTCTTTCATACCATATACCTCCTAAAGGCGTTCCCAATATTGACTTTCCTCTCTTTTGGTTGCTTTTCGAGCCGATATGAGACGGAGTACGTCACCCATACGATAACAATGACAAACAACCAGTACACGACTTGCTTCACTCATCCCCATCATGACAAATCGCTCTTCATTCTGAGAGTGATTTTCATCATACTTTAAGAGTGCTTCATCATCATAGAAAACCGTCTCTGCTTCTTCAAAGGACACGCCATGTTTCTTCTGATTGGAGAGGTTCTTGGCTTCATCCCATGTGACGTTCATACCTATAATTATATTATACATATATTCTACCGTCCGTCAATCAAAACTCCTGCCGTACGCCCGTGTAGAACGCGCGCTTCTTCGAGCTGTTCACGTCGTTCCACTCGCCGAAGAGGTAGGTGCCGCCGCGCAGCTGATACTGCGCGCGCAGACGGAGGGTAGGATCGTTCGGGTCGTAGGCGTCGGCGGAGAATTTGAATTTCTCGCCCGCATAGGCGTCGACGCCGACGCCCGCCGCGCCCGCGACGACGCCCGCACGTGCGCCAAAGGAGGTGCCGCGCGTGCCGACCTGTGCGTTGAATTTGTCCCCGCCGCCGATATCGTCGACGCCGAGGGTCGCGTACAGCCCCTTCGTCTCACCGACATCGAGGTTGAAGTTCGTGCGCCAGTCATCCGCCTTGCCGCTGTACATGGCATCGACCTTCGGCGTGATCTTGACGTTTTCGAGCCGCCCCATGAGTCCGTTCGCCTTGTCCGACATCGTGCGCGCGTTGTGGATGAGGGCGCGCGCGTCCTCCTGCGTCTGCTTGTCGCCCGCAACGGACTCAATGCCCTCTGCGATCCGCAGCATGCGCTCCGAGGTCTCCGTGATGTTCGTGAGCGTCTTTTTCAGATTCTCCGCCGTCTGAGGATCTGCACCGACGGTCTCGAGATTTGTCATGACGCGCTCGACGCTCTCTGTGGTCTGCGCGAGATTTGCCGACATGGTGTTCATGTTTGCGAGCATTTCATGCAGATTGCCGCGATTCTCCGCCGCCATCTGCTCGAGCGTCGCGGTCAGCCCGTCGAGGTGTGCCGTCATCTGCTCCATGTTGACGACGAGCTGCACCATCGAGGTCTGGAAGCCGGGCGCGCCAACGATGTTGTTGATCGACGTGAGCATTGCCTCGACCTGAATAATCATCTTGTTCAGCTCGGTGAACATCGTGTCCATGCCCATCTCGTCCGCGCCGTAGAGGTAGTCGCCGCCCGTGTAGAAGTCCGTGCTCGCAGACGGTGTGATGATGACGAATTTGTCCCCCATGATGCCGGGCTGCCCGATGGTGACGGAGGAGCCGCGCGGGATTTTCACACCGTCCTGAATGACGAGGGAGACGGTGACCCCCGTACCATCGTTCACAATCTCCCCGACGTGCCCGATGGGAACGCCCGAGAGGAGCACCTGCGCCTCCGGGTTCAGTCCGACGGCGCGCCCGAAGCCTGCGTAGATGGTATAGTCCTGACTCCCGCCGAGGCGCAACCCACCAAAGAACATGATGACGGCAATGAGGAGCGCCGCGCCTCCGAGTGTAAATGCGCCGACCTTTGCCTCAGCACTCATGCCCCTGCCTCCCTTCGCTGGTGCAGCGTACGGAAAAATGCCTGTACGCGCTCATCCTTTATATCCTGAAAACGCTCTGCCGTGTCCACGGCGATGAGTTCCCCGTCGTAAATCATGGCAATGCGGTCGGCGATGCGGCTTGCGCTCGCCATGTCGTGTGTGACGACGACGGAGGTCACATCGAGCTGCCGCTGCATGTCGATGATGAGTTCGTCAATCTTTGCCGTCATGATGGGGTCAAGCCCCGAGCTCGGCTCGTCGTAGAAGATGATCTCGGGGTCAGTCGCAATCGCACGCGCGAGCCCCACGCGCTTTTTCATGCCGCCCGAGAGTTCCTGCGGCATGAGTGCTGCCGCATCCGGCAGTCCGACGAGGGCGAGTTTCTCCGCGACAATGCGTACAATCTCCTCGTCGGTCTTCGTCGTGTGCTCGCGCAGCCCGAAGGCGACGTTCTCGCCGACGGTCATGGAGTCAAAGAGCGCGGAATATTGGAAGACCATGCCCATGCGCAGACGCACGCGGTCAAGCGCATTTTCGCTCATTGCAGCGATGTTTTCGTCTCCGATATAGATCTCTCCCGATGTTGGGCGATCCAAACCGATCATAAGCCGCAGGAGGGTGGACTTGCCCGAGCCGGAGCCGCCGATGATAGCGATGGTCTCCCCCTTTTCGATGGTGAGGGTGATGCCCTTGAGCGCATCCTTGTCCCCGAATCGCTTGCGCACATTCTTTAGTCGTATCATGGCGCCCTCCGCCTAGAACAGGAAGAACGTCAGGA
This window encodes:
- a CDS encoding MlaD family protein, whose protein sequence is MSAEAKVGAFTLGGAALLIAVIMFFGGLRLGGSQDYTIYAGFGRAVGLNPEAQVLLSGVPIGHVGEIVNDGTGVTVSLVIQDGVKIPRGSSVTIGQPGIMGDKFVIITPSASTDFYTGGDYLYGADEMGMDTMFTELNKMIIQVEAMLTSINNIVGAPGFQTSMVQLVVNMEQMTAHLDGLTATLEQMAAENRGNLHEMLANMNTMSANLAQTTESVERVMTNLETVGADPQTAENLKKTLTNITETSERMLRIAEGIESVAGDKQTQEDARALIHNARTMSDKANGLMGRLENVKITPKVDAMYSGKADDWRTNFNLDVGETKGLYATLGVDDIGGGDKFNAQVGTRGTSFGARAGVVAGAAGVGVDAYAGEKFKFSADAYDPNDPTLRLRAQYQLRGGTYLFGEWNDVNSSKKRAFYTGVRQEF
- a CDS encoding enoyl-CoA hydratase/isomerase family protein, translating into MYEHIKCAVENDIATITIDRPASNNALNAPMFHDLIAAVECCDADDAVKVLIITGAGKNFSAGGDIKEMASFDFISYDLSILTGQASLSLRKCSKPVIAMVNGAAAGAGCGIALGADFRIMTEESCLLTAFSSVGLPGDTGCIYHLKQIVGLAKTIELMALSPRIYGKEAFRLGLTTRLAPDGKLEEETQSFTEKLLRRPLSALALQKQLYYEVFYRDYMAYSRLEAENLAKAGASADHREAVTAFIEGRKPIFNQND
- a CDS encoding ribbon-helix-helix protein, CopG family; the encoded protein is MNTKLMITKRKRGEDGHKTLSIRVREDIINRLDTLADETGRSRNELIGLLLDFAINNSEVVAEK
- a CDS encoding ABC transporter ATP-binding protein, whose product is MIRLKNVRKRFGDKDALKGITLTIEKGETIAIIGGSGSGKSTLLRLMIGLDRPTSGEIYIGDENIAAMSENALDRVRLRMGMVFQYSALFDSMTVGENVAFGLREHTTKTDEEIVRIVAEKLALVGLPDAAALMPQELSGGMKKRVGLARAIATDPEIIFYDEPSSGLDPIMTAKIDELIIDMQRQLDVTSVVVTHDMASASRIADRIAMIYDGELIAVDTAERFQDIKDERVQAFFRTLHQRREAGA
- a CDS encoding antitoxin codes for the protein MKEEYDFSDAIKNPYTKRLRQQITININNEAVAYFKAQSAEVGIPYQTLINLYLSDCAAQGRKLHMSWQ
- a CDS encoding BrnT family toxin, with the protein product MNVTWDEAKNLSNQKKHGVSFEEAETVFYDDEALLKYDENHSQNEERFVMMGMSEASRVLVVCHCYRMGDVLRLISARKATKREESQYWERL
- a CDS encoding TIGR02530 family flagellar biosynthesis protein, which translates into the protein MEIQPAVQGGAEQGSARVGRGQGTSLPTNVFEALLAEVGGRTKFSSHAKARIEQRGVSLTADDLTRLDAAVDRMEEKGVRDALVYMSRGLAMVISVKNRTVITAVDEASAKENIFTNIDSAAIL